From the genome of Eucalyptus grandis isolate ANBG69807.140 chromosome 2, ASM1654582v1, whole genome shotgun sequence, one region includes:
- the LOC104433244 gene encoding 1-aminocyclopropane-1-carboxylate oxidase homolog 4-like: MGVTDTTQQAFDRAQELKQFDESKQGVKGLVDSGLTSIPSHFIHPPETLSSLKTAQPRPDSIHSIPIIDLSGWDSSRRPSIIEEVGRVSRELGFFQVVNHGVPTEVMDRTTTAVKAFNELPAEAKARIYRREMGREGDTGVAYFSNVDLFHAKAASWRDTLQIRLEPKPDIAEIPEVCRNEVMEWDQQTQRLGRILLGLLSEGLGLSPEKLQELTCPESRAMVGNYYPCCPQPNLTVGLASHTDPGVIAVLLQDQLPGLQVKHGDEWLDAPPIPGALVVNIGDILQIMSNNEYKSAEHRALANPNREPRVTIVVFHNVSNVDTQLGPLPELVSSDKPAAFRQFTMGEYRRAFFTTELDDSLVHYFRA; encoded by the exons ATGGGCGTCACGGACACCACTCAACAAGCCTTCGACCGAGCCCAAGAGCTCAAGCAATTCGATGAATCCAAGCAAGGAGTCAAAGGTCTCGTTGACTCCGGTCTCACCTCCATCCCTTCCCACTTCATCCACCCACCCGAGACCCTCTCAAGCCTCAAGACCGCCCAGCCCAGGCCCGATTCGATCCATTCGATCCCTATTATCGACCTCTCCGGCTGGGACTCCTCCCGCCGGCCCTCCATCATTGAAGAAGTGGGACGCGTGTCTCGCGAGCTCGGCTTCTTCCAGGTAGTCAACCACGGTGTGCCAACGGAGGTTATGGATCGCACGACCACGGCCGTGAAGGCCTTCAACGAGCTACCGGCGGAGGCGAAGGCAAGGATATACAGGAGGGAGATGGGGAGGGAGGGGGACACCGGCGTCGCGTACTTCTCCAACGTTGACTTGTTCCATGCCAAAGCGGCTAGCTGGAG GGACACGCTCCAGATAAGGTTGGAGCCGAAACCGGACATTGCAGAGATCCCCGAGGTCTGCAGAAATGAGGTGATGGAATGGGATCAGCAGACCCAACGCTTAGGACGCATCCTGCTGGGACTGTTGAGCGAGGGGTTGGGATTGAGTCCCGAAAAGCTACAGGAATTGACATGCCCAGAGAGCAGGGCGATGGTAGGGAATTACTATCCATGCTGTCCCCAGCCTAATCTGACGGTCGGCTTGGCGTCCCACACGGACCCGGGAGTGATCGCAGTGCTCTTGCAGGACCAATTGCCAGGTTTGCAAGTGAAGCACGGGGACGAGTGGTTGGATGCACCGCCCATTCCCGGTGCTTTGGTTGTGAACATTGGTGACATCCTTCAG ATCATGTCCAACAACGAATACAAAAGTGCAGAGCACCGAGCATTGGCCAACCCTAATCGAGAGCCACGTGTGACAATAGTCGTTTTCCACAACGTGAGCAATGTGGATACTCAGCTCGGACCGTTGCCGGAGCTCGTATCCTCAGATAAACCTGCTGCTTTTCGGCAGTTCACCATGGGCGAATACAGGAGGGCATTCTTTACTACTGAGTTGGACGATAGTCTGGTCCATTACTTCAGGGCGTGA
- the LOC104429331 gene encoding 1-aminocyclopropane-1-carboxylate oxidase homolog 4-like → MTGTMIGVTNANEQQALDRAQEVRQFEDSNLGVKGLLDSGLSTLPPMFIHPPDLLSSLKPVVGLKTDSIPIIDLSGSNSDRRPSVIEEVARAAREFGFFQIVNHGVPTEVLGQTIAAVKAFHEQPAEVKARIYRRESETGVAFFASSVDLLHSNVACWRDSLRIRSGPVLPDEEEIPEVCRNEVMEWNQQTQHLGVLLMGLLSEGLGLSPSKLQDMTCVEKRNMLGHYYPYCPQPDLTVGLKPHTDKGVITVLLQDQVGGLQVKHGEAWLDVTPSPGVLIVNIGDLLQIMSNDEYKSVEHRVLANPGPEPRLSVAVFYYPLECENQIGPIPELVSPEKPAAFRQFKLGEYLKRFQTEVLDGKTLKNHFKT, encoded by the exons ATGACAGGAACCATGATCGGAGTCACCAACGCCAATGAACAACAAGCCCTCGACAGAGCCCAAGAGGTCCGACAATTTGAAGACTCCAACCTTGGAGTCAAAGGCCTCCTTGACTCGGGCCTCTCCACCCTccctcccatgttcatccacccGCCCGACCTTCTATCCAGCCTCAAGCCTGTTGTTGGGCTCAAGACCGATTCAATCCCCATCATTGATCTCTCCGGCTCCAACTCCGACCGACGACCCTCAGTCATCGAGGAAGTTGCACGTGCTGCTCGTGAGTTTGGCTTCTTCCAGATAGTCAATCATGGCGTGCCCACGGAGGTCCTGGGTCAAACGATCGCGGCAGTGAAAGCGTTCCATGAGCAGCCAGCGGAGGTGAAGGCTAGGATCTATCGAAGGGAATCTGAGACCGGGGTCGCCTTCTTCGCCTCCAGCGTGGACTTGCTTCACTCCAACGTGGCTTGCTGGAG GGATTCGCTCCGGATAAGGTCGGGTCCTGTACTCCCAGACGAGGAAGAAATACCGGAGGTGTGCAGAAATGAGGTGATGGAGTGGAATCAACAGACCCAACACCTCGGAGTCCTCCTGATGGGTCTGTTGAGCGAGGGGTTAGGATTGAGTCCGAGCAAGCTCCAGGACATGACGTGCGTGGAGAAGCGAAACATGTTGGGGCATTACTATCCTTACTGTCCCCAGCCTGATCTGACTGTTGGCCTGAAGCCCCACACCGACAAGGGGGTGATCACGGTGCTCCTGCAAGACCAGGTTGGCGGGTTGCAGGTGAAGCATGGCGAGGCGTGGCTGGATGTGACGCCCTCTCCAGGTGTTCTCATTGTGAACATCGGCGACCTTCTCCAG ATCATGTCCAATGACGAGTACAAAAGTGTGGAGCACCGAGTGTTGGCCAATCCAGGCCCTGAACCACGCCTGTCGGTAGCGGTTTTCTACTATCCGCTTGAATGCGAAAACCAGATCGGACCGATCCCAGAGCTCGTGTCACCAGAGAAACCTGCTGCTTTTCGACAATTCAAGCTTGGCGAGTACCTGAAGAGATTCCAAACTGAGGTGCTGGATgggaaaactttgaaaaatcacttcaagacatga